Proteins from one Rhodothermus sp. genomic window:
- a CDS encoding acyl carrier protein, producing the protein MANDIEAKVKAIIVEKLGVDEADITPDASFTNDLGADSLDTVELIMEFEKEFDITIPDEEAEKIVTVGDAIKYLKEKIGA; encoded by the coding sequence ATGGCCAACGACATCGAAGCCAAGGTAAAAGCCATCATTGTGGAAAAACTCGGCGTCGACGAGGCCGACATCACGCCGGATGCATCCTTTACAAACGACCTCGGAGCCGACTCGCTGGATACCGTCGAGCTCATCATGGAATTTGAGAAAGAGTTTGATATCACGATCCCCGACGAAGAGGCCGAGAAAATCGTGACGGTAGGGGATGCGATCAAATACCTGAAGGAGAAAATTGGCGCCTGA
- the fabF gene encoding beta-ketoacyl-ACP synthase II — MAHQRRVVVTGMGALTPLGLNVPAFWEALLQGKSGAAPITRFDPTPFDTHFACELKGFDPLDYMDRKTARRLDPFAQYALVAADEALRDAGLNPATLPAAEKDRIGVVFGSGIGGMRVFQDQTAQYLQRGARFISPLFIPMLIPDISAGHLAIRYGFRGPNYAVVSACATANHNIGDAFLLIQRGMADVVLCGGSEAPITEMALGGFNAMKALSTRNDDPARASRPFDATRDGFVMGEGAGALVLEELEHARARGARIYAEVLGIGMSADAHHITAPDPEGEGAARALQALLRDADLRPEEVDYINMHGTSTPLGDVAETKAIKQVFGEHAYRMNLSSTKSMTGHLLGAAGAVEAIATILAIVHQTVPPTINFEHADPACDLNYTFNAPQQRSIRVAISNAFGFGGHNTAVAFRRYEE, encoded by the coding sequence ATGGCACACCAACGGCGCGTTGTGGTCACGGGCATGGGGGCCCTTACGCCGCTCGGACTGAACGTCCCGGCCTTCTGGGAAGCCCTGCTGCAGGGAAAAAGCGGGGCAGCTCCCATTACCCGCTTCGATCCTACGCCTTTCGATACGCACTTTGCCTGTGAACTCAAGGGGTTTGATCCGCTGGATTACATGGACCGGAAGACGGCCCGGCGGCTGGACCCCTTTGCACAGTATGCCCTGGTGGCGGCCGACGAAGCCCTTCGGGATGCCGGGCTGAATCCAGCGACCCTACCTGCTGCCGAAAAAGACCGGATCGGGGTGGTCTTTGGCAGCGGCATCGGCGGCATGCGGGTTTTTCAGGATCAGACGGCCCAGTATCTCCAGCGAGGTGCCCGCTTTATTTCGCCCCTGTTCATTCCGATGCTCATCCCCGATATTTCGGCCGGCCATCTGGCCATCCGCTATGGGTTCCGCGGGCCTAACTATGCGGTAGTCTCTGCCTGTGCCACGGCTAACCATAACATCGGCGACGCCTTCCTACTCATTCAGCGAGGGATGGCCGACGTGGTGCTCTGCGGCGGCAGCGAAGCCCCCATTACCGAAATGGCACTGGGTGGATTCAACGCCATGAAGGCCCTCTCCACCCGCAACGATGATCCAGCACGCGCCAGCCGACCGTTTGACGCCACACGCGACGGCTTTGTGATGGGCGAAGGTGCCGGTGCCCTGGTCCTTGAAGAACTGGAACATGCTCGTGCCCGTGGAGCACGTATCTATGCCGAAGTGCTTGGCATTGGCATGTCAGCCGATGCCCATCATATCACCGCTCCGGATCCTGAAGGCGAGGGCGCTGCCCGGGCCCTGCAGGCCCTGCTTCGAGATGCCGATCTTCGTCCCGAGGAGGTTGACTACATCAATATGCACGGGACGTCCACCCCACTGGGCGATGTGGCCGAAACCAAAGCGATCAAACAGGTCTTCGGCGAACATGCTTATCGAATGAACCTGTCCTCTACAAAAAGTATGACCGGACACCTGCTGGGAGCCGCTGGAGCTGTTGAAGCCATTGCCACCATCCTGGCCATCGTGCACCAGACCGTTCCCCCTACCATTAATTTTGAGCACGCTGACCCAGCATGCGACCTGAACTACACGTTCAACGCGCCCCAGCAGCGCTCCATACGTGTAGCTATCAGCAACGCCTTTGGTTTTGGAGGCCACAACACGGCTGTGGCTTTCAGGCGCTATGAGGAATAG
- a CDS encoding DUF721 domain-containing protein → MRPGPQPLGQILKEIIDRWGLQPRVDAVHIIETWAALAGPQINRVTASAWVRNRKLYVRLTSAAWRHTLHLQRAQWCARLNEALGTPMVDEIVFR, encoded by the coding sequence ATGCGACCCGGACCACAGCCACTGGGACAAATTTTAAAGGAAATCATTGATCGATGGGGGCTGCAGCCACGTGTCGATGCTGTACATATTATCGAAACCTGGGCGGCCCTGGCTGGTCCTCAGATCAATCGGGTAACGGCATCGGCCTGGGTGCGTAACCGGAAACTCTACGTGCGTCTCACCTCGGCGGCCTGGCGTCACACGCTTCATCTGCAGCGGGCGCAGTGGTGCGCACGATTGAACGAGGCGCTGGGCACCCCGATGGTGGATGAAATTGTCTTCAGGTGA
- a CDS encoding TolC family protein, producing the protein MRLVQPLRLWVLTTGYLMLAIHTSFSQPADTLRLTLLQALQRALSVSPDLQAVEARRDFAEARYDLARSSRFLPQFQFQSAHAFGPGLKIPENNALPADALYLNPDIRNDWRNIRPLNQLEVQLIQPLWTWGEVSGQLRAARYGTEVEAAGVRQKALEVATRTGELYYSLQLTEALLRLARETGEILERAKEEVNRLLQEGDPSVDDADLFQLRITEQEYLQRVVEAEERHQIAHAALSRQLLLPENTVIDPADGPLAPIAFTLQSLETYLVLAETHRPEIQQAQAGLAAREALVRVARSDYYPKLFLGISGRWTYTAGRYRQPNPYISDPYFGESLRAGFGFRLNLNFGQTRARVEQARAQRNEVAYQLEAARQLVRFEVEEAYRNVRIAQAALKARDRALTISKEWLRTEQINFDLDLGDTENLVRAVRENLELQARYYEAVYNYNRAVLRLQRAIGVLDLNVRRGTLVD; encoded by the coding sequence ATGCGTCTTGTCCAACCATTACGCTTATGGGTGCTGACCACAGGATACCTCATGTTGGCCATTCATACGAGCTTTTCCCAGCCGGCTGATACCTTGCGCCTGACGCTACTTCAGGCGCTGCAACGGGCCTTGAGCGTCAGTCCCGATCTTCAGGCCGTCGAAGCCCGTCGGGATTTTGCCGAAGCACGTTATGATCTGGCCCGTTCCAGCCGCTTTTTGCCCCAGTTTCAGTTTCAGAGTGCCCACGCCTTCGGTCCAGGCCTTAAAATTCCGGAGAACAACGCACTCCCCGCGGACGCCCTGTACCTGAATCCTGACATACGTAACGACTGGCGCAACATCCGTCCCCTCAACCAGCTCGAAGTACAGCTTATCCAACCCCTGTGGACCTGGGGTGAAGTCAGCGGTCAGCTCCGGGCAGCGCGCTACGGCACTGAAGTCGAAGCAGCGGGCGTCCGCCAGAAAGCGCTGGAGGTAGCTACCCGAACCGGGGAACTGTACTACAGTCTGCAACTTACTGAAGCACTGCTCCGACTGGCCCGTGAAACGGGCGAGATCTTGGAGCGGGCCAAAGAAGAAGTAAATCGCCTGCTCCAGGAAGGCGACCCCTCTGTGGACGACGCCGACCTGTTCCAGCTCCGCATTACTGAACAGGAGTACCTGCAGCGGGTGGTCGAAGCCGAAGAACGACATCAGATTGCCCACGCAGCCCTGTCTCGCCAGCTACTTCTCCCTGAAAACACTGTGATCGATCCCGCCGACGGCCCGCTTGCACCTATCGCATTTACCCTCCAATCGCTGGAGACGTATCTGGTGTTGGCCGAAACCCATCGTCCGGAGATCCAGCAAGCCCAGGCAGGCCTTGCCGCCCGCGAAGCGCTCGTCAGGGTAGCCCGCTCGGACTACTATCCCAAGCTGTTTCTGGGAATTTCGGGACGATGGACGTACACAGCTGGCCGTTATCGGCAGCCCAATCCGTATATCAGCGATCCTTACTTTGGGGAAAGTCTGCGGGCTGGCTTCGGTTTTCGACTGAACCTGAACTTCGGACAAACACGGGCTCGCGTTGAACAGGCCCGCGCCCAGCGCAACGAAGTGGCCTATCAGCTGGAAGCGGCCCGCCAGCTTGTTCGCTTCGAGGTGGAAGAAGCCTATCGAAATGTACGCATCGCCCAGGCCGCCCTCAAAGCCCGTGACCGCGCCTTAACCATCAGCAAAGAATGGCTTCGCACCGAACAGATTAACTTCGACCTGGACCTGGGTGATACCGAAAACCTGGTGCGCGCCGTACGTGAAAACCTGGAACTCCAAGCACGGTACTACGAAGCAGTCTACAACTACAACCGGGCCGTGCTGCGCTTACAACGGGCCATCGGGGTACTCGACCTGAACGTACGGCGCGGCACGCTTGTTGACTAA
- a CDS encoding ABC transporter substrate-binding protein codes for MNRYNLYLLSGTLLTILLLGSTLPVQAQSSTEARKLQQLLETRDQQIKALLQTGPLSSADREQLKDLINGFVDFETMGRLALGPFWADLSPAQRQEFIELFSDIVREQSLSDLDIYRARVQYDHVEVQGDSARVVTTVIYKETPTQVVYLFTRRNGQWKAYDIIIDEVSTVKGYARSFQSVIRKRGFDALMKSLRKKQARMARSRSS; via the coding sequence ATGAACCGCTACAACTTATACCTGCTATCAGGTACGCTGCTGACAATACTCCTGCTCGGAAGCACCCTGCCTGTACAGGCACAGTCCAGTACCGAGGCCCGAAAGCTCCAGCAACTGCTGGAGACGCGTGACCAACAGATCAAGGCCTTGCTCCAGACCGGTCCCCTGAGCTCTGCAGACCGGGAACAACTGAAAGATCTGATCAACGGCTTTGTCGATTTCGAAACCATGGGCCGCCTGGCCCTGGGCCCTTTCTGGGCTGACTTGAGCCCGGCACAGCGTCAGGAATTCATTGAACTTTTCAGCGATATCGTACGCGAGCAGTCGCTGTCGGATCTGGATATCTATCGTGCCCGTGTGCAGTACGACCATGTCGAGGTGCAGGGCGACAGTGCCCGCGTCGTCACCACGGTCATCTACAAAGAGACCCCCACGCAAGTGGTCTATCTGTTCACTCGACGAAACGGACAGTGGAAGGCCTACGATATCATCATCGACGAAGTGAGCACAGTCAAAGGATATGCTCGCTCCTTTCAGAGCGTGATCCGCAAACGCGGCTTCGACGCCCTCATGAAGAGCCTACGTAAAAAACAGGCCAGAATGGCGCGCTCCCGCTCCTCATAG
- a CDS encoding outer membrane beta-barrel protein, with product MKHILPLVAFLVLASTAYAQVPSPVTFELGPRIGYDMGGDVEETFLGVDARLSVLALPIDFQATFDYYFMERNVTFWQLGLNALLGFGPGLLFTPYIGAGLGIARTSVDVDMGGFGAFSASDTDTGINLIGGARFGVGPIRPFVQAQVTVLGDVDLVTIAGGLLFKFGP from the coding sequence ATGAAGCACATATTACCACTCGTTGCGTTTCTTGTGCTGGCCTCGACGGCGTACGCACAGGTCCCGTCTCCAGTAACTTTTGAACTCGGACCACGGATAGGCTACGACATGGGAGGCGACGTCGAAGAGACCTTCCTGGGAGTCGATGCCCGACTATCCGTGCTGGCATTGCCCATCGATTTTCAGGCAACATTCGACTATTATTTCATGGAACGAAATGTAACGTTCTGGCAGCTGGGGTTAAATGCACTGCTGGGTTTCGGTCCCGGACTTCTTTTTACTCCTTATATCGGAGCTGGACTGGGCATTGCGCGGACTTCTGTTGATGTGGATATGGGTGGGTTCGGAGCATTCAGTGCCAGCGACACAGATACCGGCATCAACCTGATCGGGGGCGCCCGTTTTGGCGTTGGTCCAATTCGGCCATTTGTGCAGGCACAGGTGACTGTGCTGGGCGACGTGGATCTGGTGACAATTGCTGGTGGGCTGTTGTTCAAGTTTGGCCCCTGA
- the ftsZ gene encoding cell division protein FtsZ: MEQSISSRFAFDDSVHTEAKICVVGIGGGGGNAINNMLERGIQGVDFIAINTDAQALAANRAPVKIQVGRNLTKGLGAGARPAIGAQAVEESREEIEQALKDYDMVFITAGMGGGTGTGGAPVVAAIARKLGILTVAIVTKPFECEGPKRMKAALDGIALLKENVDTLIVIPNERLLDISDENTTLLEAFAKADEVLYNATRGISDLITVHGLINLDFADVKTTMQNGGTAIMGSAVASGENRAEKAAIAAISSPLLDGLSIAGARNVLVNITAGRSLGIREATTAVRIIQQEAGEDVEVIFGTVIDDNMGDDLRVTVIATGFDREQRPETTGRRRTVPLEPEEPYINYKGEENLKRLDKPAFERRTIPGTTPVEGKRLGNIRRLHADELRERGERIRKDNPDTPAFLRKMLD, translated from the coding sequence ATGGAACAGTCCATTAGTTCGCGCTTCGCGTTTGACGACTCGGTGCACACGGAAGCTAAGATCTGTGTTGTGGGCATCGGAGGAGGTGGTGGTAATGCCATCAATAACATGCTGGAGCGGGGTATCCAGGGCGTTGATTTTATCGCCATCAATACAGATGCCCAGGCGCTGGCTGCCAATCGCGCTCCGGTAAAGATTCAGGTAGGACGCAACCTGACCAAGGGACTGGGAGCCGGTGCGCGCCCTGCAATCGGCGCGCAGGCTGTTGAGGAAAGTCGGGAGGAAATCGAACAGGCCCTTAAAGACTATGATATGGTCTTTATCACAGCCGGCATGGGCGGTGGTACGGGTACCGGTGGGGCGCCTGTCGTGGCAGCTATCGCGCGGAAGCTGGGCATTCTAACGGTGGCGATTGTTACCAAGCCGTTTGAATGCGAAGGCCCCAAGCGCATGAAGGCTGCGCTCGACGGCATTGCCCTGCTCAAGGAAAATGTTGACACATTAATCGTCATTCCGAACGAACGGCTTCTTGACATTTCGGATGAAAACACCACGCTCCTTGAAGCCTTTGCCAAGGCCGACGAGGTGCTTTACAACGCCACACGTGGCATCAGCGACTTGATCACCGTGCACGGCCTGATCAACCTGGACTTTGCGGACGTGAAGACCACCATGCAAAATGGTGGAACAGCCATTATGGGATCCGCAGTGGCTTCAGGTGAAAATCGGGCCGAAAAAGCGGCTATCGCAGCCATTTCCAGTCCGCTACTGGACGGTCTGTCGATTGCCGGTGCCCGGAACGTACTGGTTAACATTACCGCCGGGCGGTCGCTGGGAATCCGCGAGGCGACTACGGCGGTGCGCATCATTCAGCAGGAAGCCGGCGAAGACGTTGAAGTCATTTTCGGTACGGTCATCGACGACAACATGGGCGATGATCTGCGCGTCACCGTGATAGCTACTGGTTTTGATCGTGAACAGCGACCGGAAACAACCGGGCGGCGTCGTACCGTTCCGCTTGAACCGGAAGAACCTTATATCAACTACAAGGGGGAGGAAAATCTAAAGCGGCTGGACAAGCCGGCTTTTGAGCGGCGTACCATTCCTGGAACAACGCCGGTTGAAGGAAAGCGCTTGGGAAACATTCGTCGGCTGCATGCGGACGAGCTCCGTGAGCGAGGCGAACGCATTCGCAAAGATAATCCGGACACGCCGGCTTTCCTGCGCAAGATGCTGGACTGA
- the ftsA gene encoding cell division protein FtsA produces the protein MNERIVVGVDIGTTKVCAVVASADEMNRVNILGVGVAESDGLNRGVVVNIDKTVASLQAALHEAERTAGIQARQVIVGIAGDHIQSFQSRGVITISNRDGEITRRDVERLLEDTTHVALPADREILHVIPQEFIVDGQDGVADPVGMSGVRLEANVHIITGLVSAAKNVYRCIEKAGYEVADLVLEPLASSFAVLHPDEKEIGVALIDIGGGTTDVAVFEDNTIRHTGVIAVAGNKVTDDLRKGLGIMRDQAERLKCRFGVAMVDLIEEDEEITIPGIGGRPEKRISRSTLAQIIQPRMEEILEIAAIEIKRSGYARHLAAGVVLTGGGALIPGTAELAADVLGMEARIGLPMGIAGGMAAEVNDPKFATAVGLVLYGLRPELIGTPGLSYEMQTRAGGETIPGEMLLRKIANRMKAWFNEL, from the coding sequence ATGAATGAGCGCATTGTTGTGGGTGTAGACATCGGCACCACGAAGGTATGTGCCGTGGTCGCTTCGGCCGACGAGATGAATCGAGTGAACATCTTAGGGGTCGGTGTGGCCGAATCGGACGGATTGAACCGGGGCGTCGTGGTGAACATCGATAAGACGGTGGCTTCACTGCAGGCGGCGCTTCATGAGGCCGAGCGGACGGCTGGCATCCAGGCACGACAGGTGATTGTGGGCATTGCTGGCGATCACATCCAGAGCTTTCAGAGCCGCGGCGTGATTACCATCTCCAACCGGGATGGAGAAATCACCCGGCGCGACGTCGAACGGCTTCTGGAAGACACGACGCATGTCGCGTTGCCAGCCGACCGGGAGATTTTGCACGTCATTCCCCAGGAATTCATCGTAGATGGACAGGATGGGGTGGCCGATCCGGTGGGTATGAGTGGAGTGCGGCTGGAGGCAAACGTTCATATTATCACCGGGCTGGTGTCGGCTGCCAAAAACGTCTATCGCTGTATTGAAAAAGCCGGCTACGAGGTCGCCGATCTGGTGCTGGAACCGCTGGCTTCGTCGTTTGCTGTGCTGCATCCAGATGAGAAAGAGATCGGTGTGGCGCTGATCGATATCGGGGGGGGCACCACAGACGTTGCCGTGTTCGAGGATAATACGATTCGACATACCGGGGTCATTGCTGTGGCCGGCAACAAGGTGACCGATGATCTCCGGAAAGGGCTGGGCATTATGCGCGATCAGGCCGAACGGCTCAAGTGCCGCTTCGGCGTGGCCATGGTCGATCTGATCGAAGAAGACGAAGAGATAACCATTCCGGGTATCGGGGGACGTCCTGAAAAACGGATCAGTCGGAGCACGCTGGCCCAGATTATTCAGCCACGCATGGAAGAGATCCTGGAGATTGCGGCCATTGAGATCAAACGCAGTGGGTATGCACGGCATCTGGCAGCGGGGGTGGTGCTTACCGGAGGCGGCGCGCTTATTCCAGGCACGGCCGAGCTGGCCGCAGATGTGCTGGGCATGGAGGCCCGCATCGGGCTGCCCATGGGAATTGCCGGGGGCATGGCCGCAGAGGTAAACGATCCAAAATTTGCAACGGCTGTGGGACTGGTGCTGTACGGCTTACGGCCCGAACTGATTGGAACCCCCGGCCTGAGCTATGAGATGCAGACGCGCGCTGGAGGAGAAACAATCCCGGGCGAGATGCTGCTGCGCAAGATCGCTAACCGGATGAAAGCCTGGTTTAACGAGCTGTAA
- a CDS encoding FtsQ-type POTRA domain-containing protein produces MNAKRPCRSVGGRRRLIRLLAMGLPVLALCGVAWLWLERVQLRQIEIVGVRQADPETLRQLAAVDSGVALFALDPVLIADRVQRHPWVRTASVRRLPTGTLRIAVEERTPVVLLMDARGRPVCYLDVDGYGMPLGGGPAIDVPLLSGVPGPAHPMRPLEDRQVRALLAALAVLKPSERALIAEIVRTPQGEFWLYTTPAAGQRSIPVRLGTEDFVRRLRRLVAFWHQAVLTQPHKTFSLIDLRFANQIVVREQTHPSTQKSVWGHE; encoded by the coding sequence ATGAACGCCAAGCGACCCTGTCGGTCGGTCGGGGGACGCCGCAGACTGATCCGGCTGCTGGCGATGGGGCTGCCGGTGTTGGCTCTGTGTGGCGTGGCCTGGCTGTGGCTGGAGCGGGTGCAGTTGAGGCAGATTGAAATTGTAGGCGTTCGCCAGGCCGATCCTGAAACGCTACGGCAGCTGGCTGCCGTAGATTCCGGCGTAGCTCTGTTCGCACTGGATCCGGTGTTGATTGCCGACCGGGTGCAGCGACATCCCTGGGTGCGGACGGCTTCGGTGAGGCGTCTGCCCACCGGTACACTGCGCATCGCTGTAGAAGAGCGCACGCCTGTTGTTTTGCTGATGGATGCCCGTGGACGGCCTGTGTGCTATCTGGACGTCGACGGCTATGGTATGCCGTTAGGGGGCGGTCCTGCGATTGATGTGCCCTTGCTATCTGGAGTGCCCGGGCCAGCGCATCCAATGCGACCGCTGGAAGACCGACAGGTGCGGGCATTGCTGGCGGCGCTGGCCGTGCTGAAGCCATCAGAGCGAGCGCTTATCGCAGAGATTGTACGAACGCCGCAGGGTGAATTCTGGCTCTACACCACGCCTGCGGCCGGACAGCGCAGCATCCCCGTACGGCTGGGCACTGAAGATTTCGTTCGGCGCCTGCGTCGTCTGGTTGCTTTCTGGCACCAGGCCGTCCTGACGCAGCCGCATAAAACGTTTTCGTTGATTGACCTTCGATTTGCCAACCAGATTGTGGTGCGTGAGCAGACGCACCCCTCAACCCAAAAATCCGTATGGGGCCATGAATGA
- the murC gene encoding UDP-N-acetylmuramate--L-alanine ligase — translation MGERENCRRPPLFGRVRHVHMVGIGGIGMSSIAEVLLLRGFRVTGSDLKRSDITARLEQLGAVIHEGHRPEHVGEADVVVYSSAVCPRENPETLEALRRHIPLIPRAEMLGELMRMKFGIGVAGTHGKTTTTSMVGLVVAAGGFDPTIIVGGKVAAFESNAVAGEGDIIVIEADEYDRTFLRLTPTLAVVTSIEPEHLDVYQDLADLKAAFRQFANSVPFFGAAILCLDDPNVQALVGELDRRVRTYGLARQAEVRAENVQFEGFGSRFEVLLQGNSLGTIQLQVPGLHNVRNALAAVAVGLELDIPFDCMQQALARFTGVRRRFERLGEQHGVLVVDDYAHHPTEIRATLEAATTAMPDRRLVAVFQPHLYSRTRDFQEDFARSFVDADVLVVTEIYGAREAPIPGITGERIAELARRFGHRNVHYVADRRQIPGYLLEHVLQPGDAVLFMGAGDIWRAARELLDYLQLTEVLPHAAP, via the coding sequence ATGGGTGAGCGCGAGAACTGTCGCCGGCCGCCTCTGTTCGGGCGGGTCCGGCACGTGCATATGGTGGGCATTGGCGGCATCGGGATGAGCTCGATCGCCGAAGTGCTTTTGCTGCGCGGTTTTCGCGTGACGGGGTCTGACCTGAAACGCAGCGACATTACCGCGCGGCTGGAACAGCTGGGCGCTGTCATTCACGAAGGCCACCGGCCCGAACATGTGGGTGAGGCCGATGTGGTGGTCTATTCTTCGGCCGTATGTCCCCGGGAAAATCCGGAGACACTGGAGGCACTCCGCCGCCATATCCCGCTCATCCCCCGGGCGGAAATGCTCGGTGAGTTGATGCGAATGAAGTTCGGAATCGGGGTGGCTGGCACGCACGGCAAGACAACCACCACGTCGATGGTCGGTCTGGTAGTGGCTGCAGGTGGATTCGATCCCACGATCATCGTGGGGGGCAAGGTGGCGGCGTTCGAGTCGAATGCCGTTGCCGGCGAGGGCGACATCATTGTGATTGAAGCTGACGAATATGACCGCACCTTCCTGCGCCTGACACCTACCCTGGCGGTAGTGACCAGTATTGAACCGGAGCATCTGGACGTTTATCAGGACCTGGCCGACCTGAAGGCAGCCTTCCGTCAGTTTGCCAACAGCGTTCCCTTCTTTGGAGCGGCTATCCTGTGCCTGGACGATCCGAACGTACAGGCGCTGGTGGGCGAGCTGGATCGGCGCGTACGCACCTATGGGCTGGCGCGACAGGCTGAGGTCCGCGCTGAAAACGTCCAATTTGAAGGCTTTGGCTCTCGGTTCGAGGTGCTATTGCAGGGGAACTCCCTGGGAACAATCCAGCTCCAGGTGCCGGGGCTCCATAACGTACGCAACGCGCTGGCGGCCGTAGCTGTAGGCCTGGAACTGGACATTCCATTTGATTGCATGCAGCAAGCACTGGCCCGCTTTACCGGTGTGCGCCGCCGTTTTGAACGACTGGGGGAGCAACATGGCGTGCTGGTGGTCGATGACTATGCCCACCATCCAACGGAAATTCGGGCTACGCTGGAGGCGGCTACGACAGCGATGCCCGACCGGCGACTGGTAGCTGTTTTTCAGCCCCATCTGTACAGCCGTACACGCGACTTCCAGGAAGACTTCGCCCGGTCGTTTGTGGATGCCGACGTGCTGGTGGTGACCGAGATCTATGGAGCCCGTGAAGCGCCGATCCCGGGCATTACCGGTGAGCGCATTGCCGAGCTGGCCCGGCGTTTTGGACATCGGAACGTGCACTATGTGGCTGACCGCCGCCAGATTCCAGGTTATTTGCTGGAGCACGTGCTGCAGCCTGGCGATGCTGTGCTTTTCATGGGGGCTGGCGACATCTGGCGGGCCGCTCGAGAGCTCTTGGACTATCTGCAATTAACCGAGGTATTACCACATGCCGCGCCGTAG
- the murG gene encoding undecaprenyldiphospho-muramoylpentapeptide beta-N-acetylglucosaminyltransferase yields the protein MAEILQREPEVPTALLTAAGEAPRVLMAGGGTGGHVYPALAIAEAIRAQCPEAVIAFAGTRERLEWRAVPAAGFPIYSITAAALPRRLSSHVLWLPGKLAQGLVESVRLIQAFDPDVVVGTGGYVSAPVLLAAWLQRRPFVIQEQNAFPGLTNRLLGRWAARIYIAFPEAQMYFPTGRCMLSGNPVRSALHQVSRMEARRRFGLPEEAQVLLVFGGSLGSAVLNEALIQAVPALLDEPRLYLLWQTGQAHYGAVQQQLQALAKQVHHRIRLLPYIEEMGAAYAAADLALCRAGALTCSELMVTGTPAILVPATQVAADHQTRNAESMVRAGAARHLPESELSARLIAEVWTLLADAERRAAMAEAARRMARPEAAVQIATEVLELAMRRRKQVQGHHG from the coding sequence ATGGCTGAGATACTCCAGCGAGAACCTGAAGTGCCGACGGCTTTGCTGACAGCCGCCGGTGAAGCACCGCGTGTGCTGATGGCCGGTGGTGGCACCGGAGGGCATGTGTATCCGGCTCTTGCCATTGCCGAGGCCATCCGGGCGCAATGTCCGGAAGCAGTGATTGCTTTTGCCGGGACGCGTGAGCGCCTGGAGTGGCGGGCCGTGCCAGCGGCTGGCTTCCCGATTTATTCAATTACGGCCGCGGCGCTGCCGCGTCGTCTGTCATCCCATGTGCTCTGGCTGCCGGGGAAGCTGGCGCAGGGTTTAGTCGAAAGTGTCCGCTTGATACAGGCCTTTGATCCCGATGTGGTGGTGGGTACCGGAGGCTATGTGTCGGCGCCTGTATTGCTGGCTGCCTGGCTGCAGCGGCGTCCTTTCGTGATCCAGGAGCAGAACGCGTTCCCGGGGCTGACCAATCGGTTGCTGGGGCGGTGGGCTGCCCGGATTTACATTGCTTTTCCGGAAGCACAGATGTATTTCCCCACGGGCCGGTGCATGCTGAGCGGCAACCCCGTGCGAAGCGCGCTCCACCAGGTGTCACGTATGGAGGCGCGACGCCGGTTTGGGCTGCCGGAGGAAGCGCAGGTGTTGCTGGTGTTTGGTGGATCGCTGGGCAGTGCGGTACTCAATGAGGCATTGATACAGGCGGTGCCAGCCCTGCTTGACGAACCGCGTCTGTATTTGCTCTGGCAGACGGGCCAGGCACACTACGGGGCGGTCCAACAGCAGCTACAAGCGCTGGCAAAACAAGTGCACCATCGGATACGGCTGTTGCCTTATATCGAGGAGATGGGGGCTGCCTATGCTGCGGCCGATCTGGCCCTGTGTCGGGCCGGAGCATTGACCTGTAGCGAGCTGATGGTGACCGGAACGCCAGCTATTCTGGTGCCAGCTACCCAGGTAGCGGCCGATCACCAGACGCGCAATGCTGAAAGCATGGTGCGGGCAGGAGCAGCGCGACATCTGCCCGAATCGGAGCTGTCCGCGCGTCTGATAGCCGAGGTCTGGACGCTTCTGGCCGATGCGGAGCGTCGGGCTGCCATGGCCGAAGCGGCGCGGCGTATGGCGCGTCCGGAGGCCGCGGTACAGATTGCAACCGAAGTGCTGGAGCTGGCCATGAGGCGACGGAAACAAGTACAAGGACATCATGGGTGA